The sequence cacaaaacatttattaaCGAAGCACAAAGTGGttcacaaaatgaaaaaaaaaaaaaaaaaaaaacattaaataaattttGGAAAGCCCACAagaatatttcatgaaaaattaagtaaccattatattcaaaatattttacgaagcattaaaaatatataaaatatttcacaaaatgcaaatatatgcaatgaaaacattcaatgaAGACTTCAATaaattcacaaaacataaaaaaaaaaaaactttaaataaaaaattaaacatatatatatatatgcaataACAGATATTTATGTTACTAGAAGTTAATAAAGgtgtaaatgcaaaaaaaaaaaaaaattcacaaagtgcaattaaaaagacaaaaaagtattcaaacaaaaatgtaatatgATACATAAAATTAATtatctaaatccaaaattatccccaaaaagcagtaaaagctgaagtctttcttacaatgcaaaaaacaaacaaacaaacaaatacataaacaaaaaacaagaattatatgaaaaaatgtaacaccaaaatattttaaaacatgaaaaaatatttcataaaatacaaaaaaattaatgaaatgtaaaaatatgtattaaaagcaaaaatatttgatgggaagcaaaatgtgacaaatatttatttagcaccatgcaaaaaacaaaacattcaacTGCACAACATTAAAAGTCCTACGTTTCGTAAAATAATAAtgtctacattttttttgcattgaaataTATATTCTTTCGTTctgtcagattttttgtgtcaaagaaaacattttacagtTGACCTTCAGGGCTTCCATACAGTATAAACACAAACTTTTGCTGAGTTAGTCATAcccaggcagatatttacagctgaattacATAaatgaaatgactaaaattagtCAAGTGGTCCCTGAAGACTGCAGCAGAGAGGCGCTGATGGAGCAGAGTCCTGACTCAACACCAAAGCAAAGACAGGCCAAGCTGAGCCGAGCCAGGCTAATGCAGCCTTCATGTTAAGGCCCTTCGTCATTCTCAGGAGGGACGGGACCTCACCGAACCATCGTCCCAGACAGTAAAACACCGAACTCCTCAGCAGGGACGCCTCAATGTCAGCCCGCCCTATCCCGGGTTAAGTTAACGTCCCAGGACGAACAGCGGTGCAGACCGGATGGCCAGATGGACTTACCTGCGGCTGTGTCTCCGCTCGGTGCAGATGCTGCTGGGTGTGTTCCCGCCCTCACTGCAGTATTTTCAGAACCGGACTACTTTCTGTCTGCAGCTCTCACACTGCGGACTGCACGCGGAGCTCGTGACGTCACAACGTTGCATACGTATAAAAAGTCGAAAATTGATGAAGGGGAGACCGGGTGCAATAGTAACAGAGTAAAATCCTCCTTAATACAGGGATAACCAGTGGAGGTTGGGACCGCCAGGAGGTTGCTAGCTGCCTTagtaaaatacagaaaaaatcaaataaaaaatgaaaattgaacAATTTACAATATtgggaaaataaatatatatgcaaAATGAGTTCAGAAGAGACACACAGCCAACCTTTGAATTAGATTCTGggaaacattttgtaaaactgTTGAAGACTGTGGCTCTGCCAAACGCTACACAAATGGAATTGTTTTTCTCCAAGATGTTTGTTACATGTTAAAATGAAATGGTATCTTATCAACATCATTAATGCCCAATGGATGAGCTCACTCATGATTGGTAGCTTTGACATATGTGGTAGCGGAGGAATTGTTGTGACTGGATCAGAAGTCAACCAAGGAGGGAACTTCTAACagtgtaaaaaaacagcagtctTATTTCCAGTTAAACCTTGCACCAGCTCTCtacatcaaacaaaataaatgataaataggTGACATgtaggtttatttatttatttttttatagcctttatttaaccaggaagtCCCATTGAGATTAGAAATCTCTTATACAAGAGAGACCTGGCCAAGGTAGCAGCCATACAAAGTCAAAAGTGATATAAAACAGGTACAGATACATGATACATAAATgatcaataaaaccaaacatttaacattcaggctgtgttttttcaacattttgaaaaaaaagtacCCTTTGCATTAATTTCAAAGATACTGTTCATAGAGTTTGTTGACGGAATTACTTAGGTCACTATGGGACTTTGTTGAGCtgtcaatattttttgtatttacataTTTTGGCCACGTGATGGCGCCAAAAGACAAACAGGTTTCTGAAGGAACGTGACGGAAGATTGCCCTTTTATGAACGGAACACGTCAGTATATTAGAGTTTCATGTTTGTTATTTAAAAACTCATCCACCCATCAAATCTAAGCTGTATTGTTGTATTGATGACTTAGTCCAGCACATTAAATCATCCAAGTCATTTACACCTCACAGAGCCTGTTTTCTGTTGCAGATGTGATCACTCAGACACAGTTGCCACAATAGTTTTTACGCCAATAAATTACCCTGTTATACTTTTATTCACTGGTTCATCTGTTGTTGCATCCTTTTTAAATTAACCTCATCATGCCACtggatttttaacatttagctCTGTGGGTTTTTTCAATGTCAGAAAAGGATAATCCTTTAAATATAGCTTTTAATTTCAAGgccttttaaaacaaaatctagGATGACAATtcagtcattatttttaatttgaaagcaAATGTTCCTGTTTTTAAGAGCTCTTAAattttaattcaacattttttacttttaccctACAATCCCACTCTTCTGTCAGCGTGTTGTTGTCTCAGCTGTGTTCCACTTCATGttgtcacagaaaaaaaagttaattatccCAGTTCAGGTCAGAAAGACGCAGCTGGAACAACCATCAGTATGTCCTGAATACTGATGGTTGTTCCTCATATGTATGttcatacatatatacataaacACACATCTGAGGAATGAGTTCAATATTTAggccataaaataacatttgttatAGCTTAGATTAGATTTGACACTCTGAGTTGATTTGAACTTGATTTTCgtgagatttttttctcatattgaaTCAGTACTTCAGTGTACTCACTGTCATCACATTTTGTTGGAATAAATGACAAAGACACAATGACatcttcatatttttattccagttttCACCACAGAGTTTGGACAGAAGTtcaatgttttaatcatattatAATATCAATCGTACCAATCAGTGAAGAGCAGCACATGGACGATCAGTCAGACCTTCATATAAAAATTTTTATATCTCAATGATTGCTTTCACCACCCAAGACAACACAAAGAGATAAATGAAGATGAGTGGTTCAAGATTAATGAAGAATAGTGGTTCAACCCTGAAAGGGTTTTTAAGAAACAGTTGGTTCTGTCATTTAAAGATCttttaatacataaaaaacaatcCTTTATGCCGTTGTGCTTGAGAACAAATTCTCTGAAATCTAAAAACATTGGCGGCATAATTCAAAACCTACAGAGAAATCTGCTTAATTTACTTTCCATGATCAGGTAACAGCTCTGTTAATGTTTGAACTGATGGATCCTTTCATTGATCAGCTCCTCATTCCTACATCCACATGGAAACTTTGCGGCTGACCACATCTTTTCATTGGCAAAGAGCAgagattatatttttaatttgtcacattttggaGACCTTTAACAAGAATAAACGCTGGCTCTTCTTTTCACAGAGAAagtttttgttcatgtttgaccTTGTTCATCTCATAAAAGCTGATTATTAGTGGGCTGTCTGTGGTGTCATATCAAACACTGATTCTCctataaaaatgtttagaaagtGGTGAGTTTGTACCTTTTGTGTCATTGGATAAAAGCACAAAACCAtcagtgagtgtgtgaaaaGACACAACGTACTATCACAACAATCATCGTGTTTTAGGTCCAAAGGATTGTAcaacacttttaaaataaacattattaacATCTTCATAGGCGTACCAAGTCTTTGGCTGTTTCAACAACCCCCCTTCAGTCACCATGGTAACAGTAACAGGCTCCTCCCACCTCTCTTGTGTAACCCTGTGAGTGTAACAAATTTAATCAGAATCCTCCAAAATGAAGTCAACGCAGCCGTGTGTacaaaagctgcagttcctctTTAGTCCACTAGAGGCCATCTCCTGCAGTGAGTCACTCCCCATATAGCTCCATGTTAAAACGTCAAACTTCacagcagaaaataaaacatgtttaaagacaagtataaaaatgattttggtctCTGTGGCTCATTTCGCTCTTGCACACACTGTGGGGGATTGATATTTTCTTAACTTGTATGAAGACAAGCTATGAGTCCAAACAGAGTGTGACATAAATGAGTGATGGTGATAAACGCACTGTTCCTACTGCTGTGACCTAAACCTGTGAGCCATGCAGAAGGAAGTAGCAGGGTGCAATTGCTGCTTTCCCTTTCTGTCAATCATAGTGTGGTGGCCCTGAAGGTAAACTGCCCTTAGATTGCATTGTTTTGAACTGGTGCTATACAAAATACAACAGATTGgctgattggttaaaaaaaaagcaacaaaaacactgaatcaaaaaatgtttttgtatgttttgccATTCATAAAATAGTTTTCTTTACCATATGGAATGTTTGCTTgatgatgtttttctttcaggaAATATTCTTGCATTTATCAAATACTTTTATGCCctaaaaatgttgctgtttattGACGATTTCTGCTTGTGTGTCACTAAAATTATGTTTGAATTAAATCTTTTTGcacatcaaaatgtttgttcctTAAAATTcttgtttgtgtgtcagtgaatgtttttttttttggtttcataaaattttaattttacaatatGTTTGGTATTTTGGGAAACATTTGCTTGtgtgtcaaaatatttttaacatttcataaaatacttttgtatttataaaatggttttctgtttgataaaatgttttcaagtcaaaggaaatgtttcaaaaattaTTTCCTGGTTGGTgtgtcacaatttttttttccttcatgaaGGAGTTTTTGCTTGtttggcacaaaaaaaaatgtgtttcactaaatgttttgatgattaatgcagtgtttctcaactagtgggttgggacccaaaagtgggcagCAGAGCTCTTTTCACTGGGTAGCCAGTGTTTTCCTGAAAATAAAATTGCTCCCATAAGTcaatgaaacactaaaaactaGTTTTGCTCTGCCACTTTAAGTTGTCATGTTTGCACTGTATGAGGTCCAAATAGTACTTTTCTTAAATTAATAAAACCAACTGCTTGATGAATTTTGCCTGTGTCACaaattgtttttatatttcacaaaatccCCCTTCcttcatttaatatttacatGTTTGGGGAACATAATTTAGCATTTTACCTTCAGGGCCATCATACAAGACATGGATGTTGATCTAGGGTGTGCTACCAGAAGTTTTACAGGAACATTGTCTTGATTTTCTATTCCTTGTCTCCCTCACAGTGCATGAAAGCTTTTTTCATAAAGTAGAGATAAAGCAGCATTTATCAAATTCATGTTGGTGTTGAAATGTTACTTGGACTCAtgataatgacaaaaaagactACTCAGCTCACCGCTGTTAAGCAGTCGTTAATACAAAGTACCAGACATCCTTTTCTCccccttcagaataaaagcactagATGTCTTATTTTACAAGGGGGGAGTGAAATTTACAGAGCAGAGCCATAAATATTTAACTGATGAAGTGTAGACGATGAGTGTCAGATGCTGCCCATTGTGCAGCAATTTCTGACGCTTGTGTGCCCTTAGCGACAGAGAAGTAAAACAATAACAGGGTGacagactgcagctctgactGGCCAGTAGGACATCCTAAGAGAAGacgttgtgtttgtgttgcacGCCATTAGGACACAGTGAGAAACTCAAACAGACAACCTCCGGCCTGGCATGCATACTCCTTTGTGGATCTGTGTGCCCTTGTCGACACTAAAAGTTGTCAACTAAACGTGgagctttaaagaaaatgaaaagtggATCATTTCCTGTAAATGCAGCGTTTCGCTACATCCGTGGTTGATGCAGTTGTTGGTTAGTCCAATGTCAAATTGGTGTGTTGGGTAAGTGTCCGTTTGACCCCGTTAAAGCCCCATTACAGACCAGCCCCCCCGCCTGTCCGCTGTGTGGAGCCTTCCCGTTGCGTTTACTGGGACCCCGGAGAGCCTCGTGCTCCACGGAGCTCCTGCGATCTCTGGGGGGCGTGGCTGAGTGGGGGCTGGTGCGGCTGCGGCAGCGCTGTCTGAAAGTGTAGAGCAGCATGGTGAGCAGTAGGCTGAGGCTCAGCAGCAGCAACACTGACACCACCACCAGCTCCTTCAGGTAACAGGGGCTCCGGGATCCCATCAGAGGTCCCTCTCCCCACAGCTTAGTCCCTCTAAGTCCAGATTCCTGTGTCCACGGCGGCAGGTCTGAGTCCGTCTGCGTGCTGGGGGCATCCGTGCTGGGCGCCGTGGGCTCAGTTTCTGTTCCTGGCTCTGTCCTCTGCGGCCCCTCAGACACCTGCAGTATGGGCCCCGCTCTTGGCCTCATCCCAGCCCCGGTCTGAGTGACGGGGTGGGAGCTTGGTGGAGCCGGTGGTGTGTTGCTGCTCTTCTGTTTGACGTGGTAGATAGCCACGGTTTGCTGGAAGCCGTTCTCCTCTGACAGGCACAGGTAGTGGCCAAGTGTGGTGGGCGTGGCCACAAAGCTCAGGCTGCCATCCTCCAGGTGAAGGTACAGGTCAGGGGACAGACGGCTGTTGGGACGCTCCCACTGCTGCCGGGACAGACGGGAGGATGGGGGACACTGGAGACGCACCACCTCATTCAGGGAGACGGAGACGAGTTCGCCGGCAGGACATGAGGCTGACAAGACAGATGACATCAATATTACACCATAAAAGAAGATCACATTATCATGAACGATTAAATCATCAACAAGAGAACCCCTGAACCACAGAAACCCCTGACTAGAGTGGTCATGATACCAGACTCCTCTGTGTGCTGTCACACCTGTGAATCACTGGCTTTGCTGACAGGCCGTACTCATAACAGCCTGCTTCATCACTGCGCAGGTCAGCAGTGCCATGCTTAGCCTACAAGCCTCACCTTGCATTGTGGGACTGCTCCAAGACTCTACTTAGCTAGTTAACCTACAAACACAGTGAGCCATGTGGACTTGCAGCATTTGCATTTGCGAAAAAGGGCGTTTTTGTTTAAATGGACACACTGACAGAAACAGAAGCTACCAAACTCATTGCATGAATGAGAGGGGCTTTCAACACTCTGCTGGTGTTATGGTCTAATTTGTGACCATGCTAATTGATGTTCACAAGCGTTCTTTCATTCCTTTTTAGTTTTCACTGTAAAGACATCTGATAAGTAGACAGTGCATTAGGgttatttaatgataaaaagtatattcattttgggaaaaaaagtgtattttctgtgattataaagtcataaatatatgagatttctgattttaaagttattaattcacaagaaaaaaaacttgaaacttTAGGAATTAAAAAAGGTGCAAAGTTATTTGCAAACTTACTTGCAGACAGTTTGCTGGGGCTGAATCTTGCTCTGTGTGTTAGAGACACACTGCTGCACGCCTCCTCCACGTTCCCTCGGTCCACATCTTGAACTCTGAAGatgataaataaaactaaacaacGGACAGAGAAAAACTTCCACTGATTTACTCATCATCACTTGACCATCAAATGATGTGCTGGAGACACGACTGCAAGTTGGgattattttcattatcaaCCCTTTCGGGATTAATCCATAAACCTTTAAATCTTGTTTCAATCTTAATCATAAAGTTTACAATGCCATTataggaaaaaaacagcacagaaaacTGCCCAACGACTAAACCTGTTGCAAgaatgaaacactaaaaactaGCAGTACTGTGTCAGCTGATCTTAATCATAAATGATCaatatctgctgcaaaaaaacatcCCTAGTGTCTGCACAGTTATGTTCCATCAATCTATCTTCTTCTGCTCATCTGGGTCCAGGTCTTTGTGGCTGTAATCTAAGCTGATTGACCCTTTATGAGACATTGTTGATAGTGGGTACTTACAGCGGGGTTTTGGCATTGGAAACGTCCACACATGCTTTGATGTTGGAATCCCAGCCACAGAACGGGTCTCTGGCTAATACACACTGAGGACACGTCCAGTACACTGAACAGTTCGCTGTAGGAACCCGGACCACGCCCTCCGACGTCCCCACGTAGATCACTGCCTGCAGATGGGGACACGGAGGATCATTAATGTAAACATAGTCATGTCTTATACATACTTTGtcttctgctggagtaaaatcagagaaatgagatagctttttaaaagtctctctgattaaaatcaaaaatactgATGTGTCAAAGACTGACGAGTAAAACTGGAGACACCTGAACACTGTGGAGTCTGACTAGGTAATGTCATGGTGCCCATTAACGGCATTAAGGTTTACTATATTTTGTTAAattcatttcaagaaaaaaatcacaaaatcaaACCCAAAAAAAACTTCCTCTCCAAACTCTCCAGACAGGCTTGTCTAAAATATCTAGTTCAAGAAAGGTTAGAGGGACAGAGAAACTTCTGTTTGACTATTCTAAACAATTTAAATCCACTACTTTCTACAGCCTACcattaagaaataaaagatgATCGGGAAAACATTGATTCTATGTGGAGATTTGGATTTTTAtggttaaaacatttaatttttatgcTGGCTTCAGACCCCTGAAGGTTGTAATAAGACAAAAatagggttgtcacaatacccCTACATTAATCTGTAACACATAGACATCCTAGACACAATCTCAATctcacaaaaactaaaaaattttcaaaaggcagaaatctcacacatccatctgggaaagcttcaataggaaacgtttgagaaaaggcagaggctttgaaaaagaactcggagtgtgattggatgaatgctctgtctgtcacatctctacgggccaatcagagcaacaaaacacgtgccatagcagctatcgagctgggggaataacgcaaaacatggcaactatagacatgtaagtactcaactgttgttgtttttgaaaagaaaacaactcactgctgggTGTATAtgggcgtatctatctgctttgcaagcttaCCCAAAACcataaactaaacaaaacaaaaaactgtatTTGTATGTGTGGAGCCGACATAAATGCTTAAACGCTTGAAAATATAATAAACACTGTGCAGGAgtatgtttaatgttttatgtaaCATATgtaaagctaaaatagcttcTGTACATCTGTTAAAGTTCACAGAGTCAGAGTTACGACAGATAATGAGGATATAATGACTTCAGTTTAGCAGGAAGGAGAAGAGACTAACTTCCTCTGTCTAACattcatgcttctctgttttaaagaaaaacataagtTAGAGGGAAGTGAGAACAACTATACAAATTTTCTGTTGGCAACAGTTAGGAGGAAACAACACAGACTAGCAGAAAAATGAAGTGTAACCGTAAGAAAAAATGAGCTAGTTTGAGTTCAAGTTAGTCTATGCTGCTtagtttaaaattatttattttcattaaacttTAATCCTCTGCTGTCACTCTGGGTTAAAGGCTGCTGCAGGACATCGATAACAGCTGTTCCATAGGGAGAAGATTTCACCACTACCGCTTGGATATAAATTAgaaaaatcagaaacagggagcGTACCTGTGCAACGGCAAGCTTGAGACTCTTGACGGGCTGTGGCTGCTCAAACACCTGGACCTCCTCAATGATATGAGCCCCGCCCTGAAGCAGCACGGCTTTGTGAAGATAGCCAGACTCTGAAACAGACAGAGAAGGAAACAGCTCAGTTATACTGGGAGAAAGAAGGACAGAGCGAGACTGTGCCAGGTGAAAAAATGCGGTGTGTTGTGTGGCACTGACGCACCCGTGAGCAGGAAGAGGATGGTGTAGTCTCGCTGGTTCATGGCCCGAACTCTCTGCACGCTCAGGTGACTGTAGGTGTGCTCCGCAGAAACCATCGTCAGACTCCGTCCTACAGGACGCACACTTTCGTCCGCCAGGAAGTTCTCTTTGACAAAACGTAGAGCGTTATCTGAGGCGTTGTGAAGGCCGCACTGCACGCATAGAAGgagataaagaaatgttattcTGGGATGGGACTGGACAGGatcaaaaagaggaaaattaatGAACataatatgaaaaaagaaaatacactgaaaacAGAGCCTGAGTTTTGATAGACTGGGTAATGAcgttaaaataaaaagtctttaaactAACAGGAGTATGAGCTCAACTAGTTAAAGCTCCTTATTATCATCCTCTGCAGACCTAAATGATCTGTCTCTCCCTGTTCCATGCTTTCCTCATATCAGCAGTTGATCATTACCTCTCCGGGGTTGGCGACCTTCTCCTGAACCCGTGTGCTCCACTGCAGTGTGTCCCGGTTCAGGACTTTGTAGTTACCAGAAAACACTGATTTGATGTCGCTGAGACGGAATGAGCACACTGCAGAGCGTCCTGAGTTTACAGACCTGTAAAGAGAGAAGAAACAACACTGAGCATACTGAATTCAAGGACCTAAATATGTAGAAGAAATGCTAAAAAGATCAAACAATACTGAGCATCCTGAGTACTTGGACCTAAAAACATAGAAGGAATGTTGGAAAGATCAAACAATGCAGATTGCCCAAAGTTCAAGAATTCTTACACTTagaagaaactttttttttgccagtgttACATGGGTTGAAGATAACCCACTACAGTGATTTTAGTGCTTTATATTTTTGgtgcaatttcagaaaaaaaaaatcccctcttTCTTACTTGGACCAAAATATGGTAACTTCTGGTAAAATTATCCATCTTTGATCAACATTTAGTTTTAAGTGATTGTTTAATCAGGAttatcttgttttaatgatggtgagatgaaaaaaacataattaaaatttaAACGACGAGTCCTGATTGGGAACCCATAATACAGCTACATACAGCCCAGGATAAAATGACGTTACTAACCACTGGGAGGTGAAGATGCCGTAGAAGAGCGCGTCATCTGCAGAAGCACCCTCTACTGGTGGGAGCGTATCGATATCCTGGATGACGTTGTAAGGCAGCTCGTTGTCCGCCTGACACAGCagctgagctttagcaaatgtggTCCACCGTCTCTGCAGGGTCCGCTGGCCGCCCACGTCGCTCTGATTAACGAGAGGAAAGGAAGGTGCTACAtacaaccaaacaacaacccaAAGCAATACACAATCACTGCTACTGTCGGCAACACCCACACTCACCATCTACGCATCTTCACACCTGGGGCAGAATTATCACCTCAGCTTGCTGACACCTGTGAGCTCAACATTTATTCTGGTAatgatctcttttttttcccatgactTCATTTTAGTGCGCTTTTCAATATTTCAAGCCCAGCCTCATAATCAGTCATGTGGCCATTGGTGAGTAATTTCTAGTCATATTATTAATGAGCAATGTTTAGCTGCAATTCCAAATAACCATATTATTTCAAGAtagaagaagcaaaaataagGCCTGAATTTTTACAtaagtttcagaaaaaaaatctttattctaCTTTGAGAAATGTCCCAGGATGCTCTTGGATTTTTCTCTGTGTGCGTACAAAACTTGTTCTGTGCACTCAAAACGTACTTctgctctttgatttttttaatgaaccaaccaataggaaacaagtggacTAATCATGTTAGCGCTTAAGCTGGAAACAACTTCCCTCttcattcagacacaaaaaaagcaaactACACACAGCACCACGACGTTATGGGTCTGTTTATGTCTGAATATCATCAGAGCGCTGCACTTTATGGATCAAACTGTGCAGAAGAGAGAGGATGTACATAATGAGTGTTTTTGAGCTGTCATCTGCTGTAATCTATTCTTAGTGAACTTCAGGTTCTTCTTTCTTCATCctgatgtttcatttttgtctccAGCTGATTCAGATTCGTTGTCCCAGAGCCGCAGACGTCTGTGAGTCTTTGGGTTTCCGCTCTCAGGGAACTTTCCTGGAAGTTTTCCATCAGAGTCAGACACGTCAAGAGGATTAGTCTGTCCTTTAGAGCCTACTAACCTTTTTATAAACCGTCTGTGAAGTTTAAAGCACGCTTTAAAAATACACCCAACCAACACGGCATCctcaaatttataaaaaatactACTTGTTAATAAAGGTCTGCATGGTATGGATTATGATGCCGGCCTTACAGTCCTTACGGACTTtactaaaactcttaaaagactctaaaaatactgacatctgagaccctctcacatctaaagaccacTTGTCTTATGCACACCAGCTCCGGTGGTCGTGGAGGACAGTCGCGTCACTGAGAATACTAATTTACATACAACCAGACTTAGGACTTACGCAAAGACTGAAGACAGACTGCCTTAAAACGCCTCAAGtcgagtcttatgaccaccttacacctaacgactgaGACAACAGGAGCGAGCTGCAACTTaagcaagactcccatgattttactccgactttggaattttgtctgcaacTTTGAAAGCCCAGGAaaagtcgttaggtgtaaggccgCCTGTAGATGCTCTGACTGGTTGATTATCACTGTTTATTATACAGAATATTATAGATAAAAACATCAGCATCCATATCAGTAATCAGCcaaattgtcattttaaacatcagtatctACCCTAATTTTTTACAGCTGTGCATCTCTAACTGTGACTTCAAAGATCTGCAGGATTAATTATTTTGACATGTCATCTCTTGTTTTGGCATGTTCCTCTAAGCAATATTGTATTGAAATCTGGATATTTTAAATGCATGGACATTTGATCTTGTCTTGTGAATAATCCAAGCTTCTTCAATTTCCACAAAGGTTTTGTGAATTTTTTACAAGCTTTGCACATTATTTGTGTTCCTCATCAGAGTGTCATGGCTGTGTTAAGATATATCGTAACAAAACTGGCAAATGGAGGAAAAATTCCCCTTTGTTTTAGTGCAGTTTCTTTAAATGATCCAAGTGTAAAATCTCCCTTAAAGTCCAGAAAAGTCCAGAAATGATCTCCAGAGCATCAACTATTGGCCAGGATAAG comes from Cheilinus undulatus linkage group 16, ASM1832078v1, whole genome shotgun sequence and encodes:
- the sema4ab gene encoding semaphorin-4A, with the translated sequence MGILCLLSLSVVLLSGLSLCKSGPTPRISFSLGSPGRLLSGFSSPDVSNTTTLLLSHEGDVLYVGARDAVLALDVSNEDAITLRSRLDWSPSEKDLEQCSMKGKKMSDCPNFIRVLQFLNSSHIYACGTFAFSPRCTYINSETLTMSLKPDEGRGRCPYDPYQRNTAIIVDGELYTGTVADYRGNRPVISRHLSEGHRVDLKLDDTLGWLEDPTFISSTFIPDEEKIYFFFSEVGREYDFIDKFIVSRVSQICMSDVGGQRTLQRRWTTFAKAQLLCQADNELPYNVIQDIDTLPPVEGASADDALFYGIFTSQWSVNSGRSAVCSFRLSDIKSVFSGNYKVLNRDTLQWSTRVQEKVANPGECGLHNASDNALRFVKENFLADESVRPVGRSLTMVSAEHTYSHLSVQRVRAMNQRDYTILFLLTESGYLHKAVLLQGGAHIIEEVQVFEQPQPVKSLKLAVAQAVIYVGTSEGVVRVPTANCSVYWTCPQCVLARDPFCGWDSNIKACVDVSNAKTPLVQDVDRGNVEEACSSVSLTHRARFSPSKLSATSCPAGELVSVSLNEVVRLQCPPSSRLSRQQWERPNSRLSPDLYLHLEDGSLSFVATPTTLGHYLCLSEENGFQQTVAIYHVKQKSSNTPPAPPSSHPVTQTGAGMRPRAGPILQVSEGPQRTEPGTETEPTAPSTDAPSTQTDSDLPPWTQESGLRGTKLWGEGPLMGSRSPCYLKELVVVSVLLLLSLSLLLTMLLYTFRQRCRSRTSPHSATPPRDRRSSVEHEALRGPSKRNGKAPHSGQAGGLVCNGALTGSNGHLPNTPI